ACGCGCCGGTATCAGCCGCTGCAGCGACGCCAGCACACCGTCCACGCGCGCGGCCAGTTGCAGCTGGCTGGCGCTGTAGATGCCCAGCGCCAGCACGCCCAGCAGCAGGACGGCCGGCAGGGCGGCGCGTGGCGTCCGCGGCGGGCGGGCGGCGGCAGGCGCGCAATGCCAGGGCGCCACCAGCGGCGGGGCCGGTGCCGCCTGCTGCAGCGCGAGATGCACACGCGCGCGCAGCGTTTCGTGCTCGACGCCGCCCGGCGCCATGCCCATGCGCAGTCCGAGGCTCATGCAGGTGTGAAAGAGTTCCAGCAGCGCGCGGTGCTCGCGCGGGCTTTCGGCCAGCCGCGCCAGCAGGCGCAACAACTTGTCGCCGCCCTGCTCCTCGTCGTGAAAGCGCTGCAGCAGCCCGGCGCCCCCCGCGCCCCAGGGCGCGGCAGCGAACTGCTCGTCGCCCCAGGCGCAGAGCAGGTAGCTCGCGGCCGCGATGCCGGACTCGGCGACACCCGCCAGTCGTGCATGGGCTTCGAAACGGTCGACCGCGACGGCCAGCGTGCGGCGCAGTTGCGCCGGGTCGGCGGGACTCGAGTCCCGCAGCCGGGCCAACAGGGCGACCAGCGGCAGCGCTTCGGCACGCAGCGCCCGCGCGGCGGACGGCTCGTCGACGCCGTCCGGCTCGCCGGGCGCGGCGCCGCGCCCCGTCATTTGGCCCACCCCACTTGCAGCTGGCGGGCCTGCGCCTCCACGCGCGCGCGCGGCGCCACCGTCCCCTCGGGCACGGGCAGGACGGCTCGCCACTGCGAATGCTCGATTTCGCGGAAGGCGCCGAACACGGCGACGGCGCGCGCGTCGCCGCTGAGCTCGACCGTCAGCTCGCGCGCTTCGCCGGGGCGCAGGTGCAGGCTCTCGCGCACCAGCATGTTCGAGCCGAGGGTTGCCGCATCGTCGTCGTACAGGCTGTCGAAGCTCGCCTTCTCGAAGGCGCTCGCGTCGCGCAGCACGTAGATGCGCAGCGCCAGCGAGGCCGAGGCATTGCGCGCATCGGTGTTCAGGCTGCGCTGCGCCTGCACGTGCAGCTGCAGGTTGCGCCTGGGCCTGGCCAGCGCCGGCGCGGCGCCCGGGTTGAACATGAAGTTCACGACCATCGAGGTGTTGACCCACGGAATCTGGCGCTGGGCGGTGTCGCGCAGCACCTTGACGCGCACCGCTTTCATCATTTCCTCGACCTCGACGCCGGCGGTGCGCAGCTCGGTGGCCAGGTGGCGCGTGTAGATGCTGTTGCCGCCGATCGGGCCGTCCTCGGCGACCCGGCCGGGAGACGCGGAGAAGGCGATGAGCGCGCCCGGCGCCGCCATCTCGGCCAGGCCGTCGGCCCTGCGCGACCCCCGCCCCCGCGCCGCGAAGGGGTCGTTGCGGCAGGCGTCGATGATGAAGATGCGGGCACGTGGCCGCACCCGGTCGACATGCGCCAGCAGCGCTTCCTGCAGGTCGATGGCCTCGTCGCGCACTTCGGCCTCGTCGCGCAGCGCGATATCGACCGGCAGCAGGAAGTTGCGCCCGCCGATCTGCACCCCGTGGCCGGCGTAGTAGAAGACCGACGCCA
Above is a window of Ramlibacter tataouinensis DNA encoding:
- the icmH gene encoding type IVB secretion system protein IcmH/DotU, encoding MTGRGAAPGEPDGVDEPSAARALRAEALPLVALLARLRDSSPADPAQLRRTLAVAVDRFEAHARLAGVAESGIAAASYLLCAWGDEQFAAAPWGAGGAGLLQRFHDEEQGGDKLLRLLARLAESPREHRALLELFHTCMSLGLRMGMAPGGVEHETLRARVHLALQQAAPAPPLVAPWHCAPAAARPPRTPRAALPAVLLLGVLALGIYSASQLQLAARVDGVLASLQRLIPARPAAASPVAAQAAPARLAASLQEDIAAGRLAVRDEAVRSVAVIAVGADAPGEGTSALTRLGAALAKQPGKVLVVGYTDGSDSPTARTPSSWHQAMEWARGAADALRPQVGDARLAVEARVDASGGQPRRRVEIVLFPE
- the tssJ gene encoding type VI secretion system lipoprotein TssJ, whose amino-acid sequence is MSRRRLLACFALMPVLWRGVAHAQAQAQDKVAASGQRRVALVIGNGRYPELPLNNPEHDARLVAQTLRSLDFEVDEHLNLTARDFKRVLREFARRMDDDQVASVFYYAGHGVQIGGRNFLLPVDIALRDEAEVRDEAIDLQEALLAHVDRVRPRARIFIIDACRNDPFAARGRGSRRADGLAEMAAPGALIAFSASPGRVAEDGPIGGNSIYTRHLATELRTAGVEVEEMMKAVRVKVLRDTAQRQIPWVNTSMVVNFMFNPGAAPALARPRRNLQLHVQAQRSLNTDARNASASLALRIYVLRDASAFEKASFDSLYDDDAATLGSNMLVRESLHLRPGEARELTVELSGDARAVAVFGAFREIEHSQWRAVLPVPEGTVAPRARVEAQARQLQVGWAK